The Siansivirga zeaxanthinifaciens CC-SAMT-1 region TAAATAAAACATATGTTCCCATTACGAAGAAACAGACGATTAAGAACCAACGAAGCCATTAGAAGTATGGTTCGTGAAACTATTATACACCCAAACGATTTTTTAGTGCCGCTTTTTGTTGTAGAAGGCAAGGGTGTAAAAGATGAAATCCCATCGATGCCTAACTACTTTAGATACAGTTTAGATTTACTGGAACAAGAAGTAAAAGAACTCTGGAGTTTAGGCTTAAAATCGGTGTTGCTGTTTGCCAAAGTACCAGACCATTTAAAAGACAATAAAGGTACCGAAGCATTAAACCCAAACGGACTCATGCAACGTGCTGTTAAAACCGTAAAAAATGCATGTCCGGATATGTTGGTAATGACCGATGTTGCCTTAGACCCTTATTCGTCTTACGGACATGATGGTATTGTAAAAAACGGCATTATTTTAAACGATGAATCGTCTCATGTTTTAGCCGAAATGGCGCTTACCCACGCACAAGCGGGTGCCGATTTTGTTGCGCCAAGCGACATGAACGATGGTCGTATTTTAGAAATACGAGAATTGTTAGAAAACGAAGGGTTTATAAATACGGGGATTATGAGTTATTCGGCGAAATATGCATCGGCGTTTTACGGGCCTTTTCGTGATGCGCTAGACTCGGCTCCTGTCGATATGGTAAACATTCCAAAAGACAAAAAAACCTATCAAATGGATTACGCCAACCGCATCGAGGCCATTCGTGAAACCGAAATGGATATTAACGAAGGTGCCGATATTGTTATGGTAAAACCAGGTTTGTGCTATTTAGACATCGTTCGTGAAATTAAAAATACTTTCGATGTTCCTGTGGCTGTTTATCAAGTATCTGGCGAATATGCCATGTTAAAAGCCGCCGCCGAAAAAGGCTGGCTAGACCACGATGCCGTCATGATGGAACAAGTTACCGCAATTAAACGAGCGGGAGGCGATATTATAGCATCTTATTTTGCTAAAGATGTAGTAAAATTAATTTCGTAAATTAAAAAAACAAAACGTATGGGCTTGCTCTTATTTTATGCTTTTATTTCCATTTTCTTTTCTTTCTTGTGTTCTATTCTAGAAGCTGTTTTATTAAGTGTTACACCAACATTTATAAATCTTCAAAAACAAGCAGGCAAGCAGTATGCAAATAGTTTAGAAGCTTTAAAAAAAGATGTCGATCGCCCTTTAATTGCTATTTTAACACTAAATACCATTGCCCATACTGTGGGCGCCATTTTGGTAGGTGTTCAGGCAAAAACAGCCTATGCAGAAGCATTTGGCAACGAGGTTAAAATATTTTTTGGTATTAAATTTACAGAAGATGTTATGGTGGGAGTCGTATCTTCTATAATGACTGTTCTTATCTTAGTAGCTTCAGAAATTATTCCAAAAACCATTGGCGCTACCTACTGGAAGCTTCTGGCCAATTTCACTACAAAAGCGCTTCATATTCTTATTTTTCCATTAAAATGGACTGGTATATTATGGCTTTTGCAACTAACCACGAAGTTAATTGGTGGTAAAGGACATCACGGCAGCGTTCTAAGTAGAGAAGATTTCCAAGCAATGACCGATATGGCTCATAAAGAAGGTGTGTTTCAGGAAAATGAAAGTAAAATCATTAAAAACCTTTTAATTTTTAAAGAAATTTTAGCGAAAGATATCATGACACCACGAACCGTCATGAAAACCGAAAACCACAATACAACCGTTGAAACTTTTTTCAAACAAAATTTAAATCTTCGTTTTTCGAGAGTGCCTATTTATTCTGAAAATACAGATAATATTATCGGACTCGTTTTAAAGGACGAAATTTTTAAAGAAATGGCCTTAGATAATGGCTCAAAACCCCTATCCGATTTAAAAAGAAATATCATTATTATTCACAGAAATTTACCCATTCCTAGTTTATTCGAACAATTAATTGAAAGCCGAAACCATATGGCTTTGGTAGTCGATGAATACGGAAGCGTGAGTGGCCTTGTAACCATGGAAGATGTTATTGAAACCCTTTTAGGTTTAGAAATAATGGATGAAAGCGATCATGTAAGCGACCTGCAACATTTAGCCAGAAAAAGCTGGGAATCTCGCGCTAAAAAGCTAGGTATTTTTGATAATAACAACCGCAAATAAACAATGGAAACTTGCATCATCAATACCCCTTTAGGTTGTGCTAAAATTATTGGTGATGCTTCAGGAATTTCATCTATTTCTATTTTAAATACTGAAGAAAAATTAAGTAAACGATTCCGCTTTCGCTGAAAACATGCGTTAATCAATTGAACGAATATTTTGAAGGTTCTCGCAAACATTTCAGCTTAAAATTACAACCCGAAGGCACCGAATTTCAGAAAAAAGTTTGGAAACAACTAGAGCACATTTCCTTTGGTAAAACCATTTCATATTTAGAATTAGCAAAAAAACTGGGCGACGTTAAAGCCATAAGAGCCGTTGCAAATGCGAATGGTAAAAATCCGCTTTGGATTGTTATTCCTTGTCATCGGGTTGTTGGTAGCGATGGCAGTTTAACAGGTTATGCCGGCGGATTGCATTGTAAAAAATGGCTTTTAGAACACGAAAACCCGTCTAAACAAGTGGCTTTATTTTAATTAAAACAAACGCAGGAATCTAACTGTAAATTCATATATTTATTTCAACTAAACATGTTGTAATGAAATTCCTTAAAAAACTCTTTAAATGGTTAGGCATTTTAATAGCCTTATTAATTATTACACTTTACATTACAGACACCGATTATCTTCTTAAAGCCGTTCGAACTATTTATTTAACAGGCCATTCTACAGCTTATTTAGAAGATTATAAAAAATTCGACAACCAGCCTATCGAGATTGGCACACCCCAACCCTGGCCAAACCACAAAGAATATAACACAGTAAAAGAAACAGAAGCCCTCAGCCAGATTAATAAAGCCAATGGCACCATTGCCTACGTTATTATTAAAAATGATAGTATTTGGTTTGAAAACTATTACGATGGTTTTGGAGAAGACTCTAAAAGTAATTCCTTTTCTATGGCTAAAAGTTATGTTTCTGGCCTTATGGGCAAAGCCATACAAGATGGTTATATTAAAAGTTTAGACCAACCTGTTGGGGATTTTCTACCAACATTTAGTGAGGGTTTAGCCGCTAAAATGACTGTTGGCGATTTATCCAGTATGTGTTCTGGAACCAACTGGGATGAGGCTTATTATTCACCATTATCTATTACCACACGTGCTTATTTTGATGATGATTTAGAAAAAGTTATGCTGGGCTTAAAAGTAGTAGACGAACCCGGTAAAAAATTTAAATACGCCAGTGGAGACACACAAATGCTTGCCATGGTTATCGAAAAAGCTACAGGCAAAAAAATGTATTCGTATTTAGAGGAAAGTTTCTGGAAACCGCTGGGCTGCGAAAACGAAACCCTTTGGCAAGTAGATAGTGAAGCCCACGATTTAGTAAAAGCCTATTGCTGTATCGCCAGCAACGCCAAAGATTTTGCCCGTTTTGGGAAGCTTTACAAAGACTTTGGTAAATGGAACGGAAAACAAATTTTAGACTCGGCGTTTGTTGCTAAATCTATAAAACCAAGGTTTAAAGACGCTCCAGAATACGGTTACGGGTGGTGGCTTAAACAACAAAATGGTAAAAACTTTTTTATGATGCGTGGTCATTTGGGTCAATATGTTATTGTTGAACCCAACGATAATGTTATTATTGTAAGACTCGGGCATTCTAAAGGGTCTAATGTAGAAGTAGGTTCGTTTACACAAGATATTAGTACGTATATTGATGAAGCTTACAACATGCTAAACTCGAAATAATATGAAGCTTTTCAATTTTAGTGAAATTACAGAAAAAGCAAAATCGGCTTTTTTAAGATTCCCAATAACACTTTCCTGGGCTATTTTGGGCACTTTTTTCGTGCTATTCCTTATTGAATTTGATATCGATTTTGACGAGCATATAAGAGAAATTTCAACCCTATTTTTAGGAATTAGCTGGCTAATTGGAACCCGTTTTCTCGTTGAACAACAAACCAATAGCCACAAAAAATGGTGGTTTTCATTAATAACCATTGCACTTCTAATGGGTTTTTATTTTTAT contains the following coding sequences:
- the hemB gene encoding porphobilinogen synthase, translating into MFPLRRNRRLRTNEAIRSMVRETIIHPNDFLVPLFVVEGKGVKDEIPSMPNYFRYSLDLLEQEVKELWSLGLKSVLLFAKVPDHLKDNKGTEALNPNGLMQRAVKTVKNACPDMLVMTDVALDPYSSYGHDGIVKNGIILNDESSHVLAEMALTHAQAGADFVAPSDMNDGRILEIRELLENEGFINTGIMSYSAKYASAFYGPFRDALDSAPVDMVNIPKDKKTYQMDYANRIEAIRETEMDINEGADIVMVKPGLCYLDIVREIKNTFDVPVAVYQVSGEYAMLKAAAEKGWLDHDAVMMEQVTAIKRAGGDIIASYFAKDVVKLIS
- a CDS encoding CNNM domain-containing protein, with the translated sequence MGLLLFYAFISIFFSFLCSILEAVLLSVTPTFINLQKQAGKQYANSLEALKKDVDRPLIAILTLNTIAHTVGAILVGVQAKTAYAEAFGNEVKIFFGIKFTEDVMVGVVSSIMTVLILVASEIIPKTIGATYWKLLANFTTKALHILIFPLKWTGILWLLQLTTKLIGGKGHHGSVLSREDFQAMTDMAHKEGVFQENESKIIKNLLIFKEILAKDIMTPRTVMKTENHNTTVETFFKQNLNLRFSRVPIYSENTDNIIGLVLKDEIFKEMALDNGSKPLSDLKRNIIIIHRNLPIPSLFEQLIESRNHMALVVDEYGSVSGLVTMEDVIETLLGLEIMDESDHVSDLQHLARKSWESRAKKLGIFDNNNRK
- a CDS encoding serine hydrolase domain-containing protein, producing the protein MKFLKKLFKWLGILIALLIITLYITDTDYLLKAVRTIYLTGHSTAYLEDYKKFDNQPIEIGTPQPWPNHKEYNTVKETEALSQINKANGTIAYVIIKNDSIWFENYYDGFGEDSKSNSFSMAKSYVSGLMGKAIQDGYIKSLDQPVGDFLPTFSEGLAAKMTVGDLSSMCSGTNWDEAYYSPLSITTRAYFDDDLEKVMLGLKVVDEPGKKFKYASGDTQMLAMVIEKATGKKMYSYLEESFWKPLGCENETLWQVDSEAHDLVKAYCCIASNAKDFARFGKLYKDFGKWNGKQILDSAFVAKSIKPRFKDAPEYGYGWWLKQQNGKNFFMMRGHLGQYVIVEPNDNVIIVRLGHSKGSNVEVGSFTQDISTYIDEAYNMLNSK